A genomic region of Micropterus dolomieu isolate WLL.071019.BEF.003 ecotype Adirondacks linkage group LG11, ASM2129224v1, whole genome shotgun sequence contains the following coding sequences:
- the commd8 gene encoding COMM domain-containing protein 8: MVVLLSRLPVTDCLKLCHRVVDRLCGRESPRRGDYSATWSLEEWLELLNSLTALFQLAVGNNSSDEEVLAGLSGVGRSHAEAALSVLRARQEEIRCALLDRTHSISSATLQDVDWQLKLALSSDKISSLHTPLLCLSLDVRENRVLRSVTMEMNREELNTLISSLEAAVKVVLQLK, from the exons ATGGTGGTTTTACTGAGCAGGTTACCTGTCACAGACTGTCTGAAA CTGTGTCACAGGGTGGTGGATAGACTGTGTGGACGGGAGTCTCCTCGCAGGGGGGATTACAGCGCCACCTGGAGCCTGGAGGAGTGGCTGGAGCTGCTTAACTCCCTGACAGCCCTGTTCCAGCTGGCGGTGGGGAACAACAGCTCTGATGAAGAG GTGCTGGCTGGGCTGTCAGGTGTGGGACGCAGCCATGCAGAGGCTGCGCTGAGTGTGCTGAGAGCCAGACAGGAGGAGATCCGCTGCGCTTTGTTGGACAGAACCCACTCCATCTCCTCTGCTACTCTGCAGGATGTTGACTGGCAGCTTAAG TTAGCTCTGTCCAGTGATAAGATCTCGTCTCTCCACACTCCTCTGCTCTGCCTCAGTCTGGATGTGAGAGAGAACAGAGTCCTCAGGTCTGTCACCATGGAGATGAACAGAGAGGAGTTAAACACGCTCATCAGTTCGCTAGAGGCTGCAGTTAAG GTGGTGCTGCAGTTGAAGTGA